A genomic stretch from Actinomadura rubteroloni includes:
- a CDS encoding MgtC/SapB family protein, with amino-acid sequence MDLAYGQGWTQLGELLLALVLSATIGLERGLRNKDAGLRTHTLVGVGSALFMLVSKYGFSDVPGSDVSLDPSRVAAQIVSGIGFIGGGLIFVRRDAVRGLTTAAVVWVVAAIGMAAGGGLPVLAVAVTIGHFIVIFGLSALARLLPVERLGRPRRIRVRLAYRDGRGVLRRALAEATGRGFVVAEVQVEREYADSDVGRDERRDRLDPGGHGSAAVVLLLEGSASEPELVAALGELPDVVGVTAGEGADDGD; translated from the coding sequence ATGGACCTCGCCTACGGACAGGGCTGGACGCAGCTCGGCGAACTACTGCTCGCGCTGGTGCTGTCGGCGACGATCGGGCTGGAGCGCGGGCTCCGCAACAAGGACGCGGGCCTGCGGACGCACACGCTCGTCGGCGTGGGCTCGGCGCTGTTCATGCTGGTCAGCAAGTACGGGTTCAGCGACGTGCCCGGCTCGGACGTGTCCCTGGACCCGTCGCGCGTCGCGGCGCAGATCGTCTCGGGCATCGGGTTCATCGGCGGCGGGCTGATCTTCGTCCGGCGGGACGCGGTGCGCGGCCTCACCACGGCCGCCGTCGTCTGGGTGGTCGCGGCGATCGGGATGGCGGCGGGCGGCGGCCTGCCCGTCCTCGCCGTCGCGGTGACGATCGGGCACTTCATCGTGATCTTCGGGTTGAGCGCGCTGGCGCGGCTGCTGCCCGTCGAGCGCCTCGGCCGTCCGCGCCGGATCCGCGTCCGCCTCGCCTACCGGGACGGACGCGGCGTGCTGCGCCGCGCGCTGGCGGAGGCGACGGGACGCGGGTTCGTCGTCGCCGAGGTCCAGGTCGAACGCGAGTACGCCGACAGCGACGTCGGCCGCGACGAACGCCGCGACCGCCTCGACCCCGGCGGACACGGCTCCGCCGCCGTCGTCCTGCTCCTGGAGGGCAGCGCGTCCGAGCCGGAGCTGGTCGCGGCGCTCGGCGAACTGCCGGACGTCGTCGGCGTGACGGCGGGCGAGGGAGCCGACGATGGCGACTGA